In Cydia fagiglandana chromosome 16, ilCydFagi1.1, whole genome shotgun sequence, the following are encoded in one genomic region:
- the LOC134671870 gene encoding allergen Tha p 1-like, with protein MRVLVLCFGCLLATVAAVEYVEIDTGILLDDETKWKMLFNCLMGRGPCDGFEAIKDTLPKLVKSQCQGCTPEQKEKFEKTLKQFLERYPADYKELSNKFLPKPY; from the exons ATGCGCGTACTCGTCCTGTGTTTCGGATGCTTGTTGGCGACCGTGGCGGCGGTAGAATACGTGGAAATCGACACCGGAATACTCTTGGATGACGAGACCAAGTGGAAGATGCTTTTCAACTGCCTAATGGGCCGCGGCCCCTGTGACGGGTTCGAGGCTATAAAAG ATACGCTGCCTAAACTTGTCAAGAGCCAGTGCCAAGGGTGCACCCCTGAACAAAAGGAGAAGTTTGAGAAGACCTTGAAGCAGTTTCTGGAGAGATACCCCGCGGATTATAAGGAGCTTTCCAATAAGTTTCTCCCTAAGCCCTACTAA
- the LOC134671855 gene encoding allergen Tha p 1-like, with translation MLFLFPETMKLLIAIALACIVGLAYGRPQGKYTSKWDNINVDEILESQRLLKAYTDCLMDRGRCTPDAKALKETLPDALENECSKCTEKQKQGSDKIIRNLVNKHPDIWKELSGKFDPDNKYSEKYKDKLEKVKQ, from the coding sequence ATGCTCTTTTTATTTCCAGAAACAATGAAGCTTCTAATAGCGATTGCACTAGCGTGCATCGTTGGCCTAGCCTACGGCCGGCCTCAAGGCAAGTACACCAGCAAATGGGACAACATCAACGTCGACGAGATCCTGGAGTCCCAACGACTCCTAAAGGCCTACACCGACTGCCTCATGGACAGGGGCCGCTGTACTCCAGACGCCAAAGCCTTGAAGGAAACCCTTCCTGACGCCTTAGAGAATGAATGCTCCAAGTGCACTGAGAAGCAAAAGCAGGGATCTGATAAAATCATTAGGAATCTCGTCAATAAGCATCCTGACATTTGGAAGGAACTGTCAGGCAAGTTTGATCCTGACAACAAGTACTCTGAGAAATACAAGGACAAACTGGAGAAGGTCAAGCAGTAA
- the LOC134671862 gene encoding ejaculatory bulb-specific protein 3-like translates to MKHLLFLVLTVVATCCAQQQYYNRYDNVNADSIVQNERVLLAYYKCVMDKGPCTKDGRNFKRVLPETLSTACARCSPKQKVIVRTLLLGIRAKSEPRFNDLLDKYDPDRSNRDDLYKFLVTGN, encoded by the exons ATGAAGCATTTACTCTTCCTCGTGCTAACGGTGGTGGCGACCTGTTGTGCCCAGCAGCAGTACTACAACCGCTATGACAACGTCAACGCTGACTCCATCGTCCAGAACGAGCGAGTGCTGCTCGCCTACTACAAGTGTGTTATGGACAAAGGACCTTGCACTAAGGATGGAAGAAACTTCAAAA GAGTGCTCCCCGAGACGCTGTCCACTGCATGCGCGCGCTGCTCACCCAAACAGAAGGTGATCGTGCGCACGCTGCTCCTCGGCATCAGGGCCAAGAGCGAGCCGCGTTTCAACGATCTGCTGGATAAGTACGACCCTGACCGCTCCAACCGGGACGACCTTTATAAGTTCCTGGTCACTGGCAActaa
- the LOC134671861 gene encoding ejaculatory bulb-specific protein 3-like translates to MLLSSLILVTALSMATADFYSSKYDDFDIQPLLENDRILLSYTKCFLDQGPCTPDAKDFKKVIPEALETICGKCTPKQKQLIRQVIKAIMERHPESWKALTAKFDPENKHKEDFDKFLAESRK, encoded by the exons ATGTTGTTATCAAGCTTAATCTTAGTGACTGCGCTGTCGATGGCCACGGCTGACTTCTACAGCTCTAAATACGACGACTTCGACATCCAACCCCTGCTGGAGAATGACAGGATCCTGCTGAGCTACACCAAGTGCTTCCTCGACCAGGGTCCTTGCACTCCCGACGCGAAAGACTTTAAAA AAGTAATCCCCGAAGCCCTTGAGACCATATGCGGCAAATGCACACCAAAACAAAAGCAGCTGATAAGGCAAGTCATCAAAGCCATCATGGAGCGACACCCGGAGTCTTGGAAGGCGCTGACCGCAAAGTTTGATCCGGAAAACAAACACAAGGAAGACTTTGATAAATTTCTGGCTGAaagtagaaaataa
- the LOC134671869 gene encoding allergen Tha p 1-like, with product MQFSVILLVCTGAHLAYSYDEKYDRIEIENIVANEDIHKAVNDCILGRRDCGPYWDEVRELAAEIAVDRCAHCTERQKVVVSTYISATKSKYPDTWRQIHQMFKKKQKL from the exons atgcaattctcGGTAATTCTACTCGTCTGTACTGGAGCCCATCTCGCTTACTCCTACGACGAGAAATACGACAGGATAGAGATAGAGAACATAGTGGCCAATGAAGACATTCATAAAGCTGTAAACGACTGTATTCTGGGAAGGAGGGATTGCGGCCCATATTGGGACGAAGTGAGAG AGCTAGCAGCGGAAATCGCTGTGGACCGCTGCGCGCACTGCACCGAGCGCCAGAAGGTGGTGGTCAGCACATACATCAGTGCCACCAAGAGCAAATACCCCGACACCTGGCGGCAGATACACCAAATGTTCAAGAAGAAACagaaattataa